The sequence TGCAGTTGTTGTTCATTCATCATCTTCACCTTCCTTACTAATAGGTTTTCTCTATCTTGTAAAAATATCCATAAAAAAACAGCAGCGGAAGGAGTCCGTGCTGTTTTTTATTGCTTCAATTCTGTATAAACGACCAGGCGCTTGCTGTAGTTTCTTGAGGAACGGTCAAAGTCACCAGTGCAAGTGATCAAATTAAGGGTACTGGCATGGGAGTATCCAAAGATTGATTGAAGGGGGGCGTCATTCCAAGGATATTCCTTCATGTCTGTTACAACGAAGGTTCGTTCTTCGCCATCTTTATTCTTTACAATGATTTCATCACCTTTTGAAACCTTGTTCAGGTTATAAAAAATAGCGGGACCATTCCGGCTGTCTACGTGACCCCCGATGACGGCATTACCCGGTTCACCCGGCATATATCCACCTTCGTACCATCCAGTCTTTTCGAAACTTT is a genomic window of Rossellomorea sp. y25 containing:
- a CDS encoding class F sortase, whose protein sequence is MYTMRVVLLVLVLLPISACSAGLSSSSQEDKAKTQTIEKQEEKPKAQMASTTTSPSPFAETIIKDERSGIVPTTIEIPAIDLSAPVEAVGLKENGEMAVTESFEKTGWYEGGYMPGEPGNAVIGGHVDSRNGPAIFYNLNKVSKGDEIIVKNKDGEERTFVVTDMKEYPWNDAPLQSIFGYSHASTLNLITCTGDFDRSSRNYSKRLVVYTELKQ